TTGCGGCCAGCGAGAATGACCGTCGAGACCTGTTTGTCGGCACAGCAACGCGCCTCGGCACGGCAGTGCAAAACGTCGAGAAAGACTTCTGGGTTTGCTGGGTTCTGGATGCTTTGTTTAACGGCTTGCCTGCGGGCGGTCCCCGCCTTCTCTTCAAAGGCGGCACCTCGCTGTCGAAGGGGTTCGGGCTGATCTCCCGCTTTTCGGAAGACATCGATATCACTGTATTTCGCGATGACCTCGGCCAGCACGTCGAACCGGCAGACCTTGAGGTGCTGAGCGGCAAGCAGCGTCGCATTCGCCTCGATGCAATACGGGCGGCTTGCCAAGACTTCATTCAAGGGGATTTCCAAGCCGGATTGCGCGCACGCGCTGAGGAATTTATTCCTCAAGGCTTTACGCTCGAACCGGACCTTGATGACGCCGACGGGCAGAGTCTCCTTTTCTGGTACCCGGCGGCGACGGCCCGGCAGGACGAGTACATTCGCTCTGCCGTCAAGATTGAGTCCGGGGCGAAATCAGCGTTGGACCCTCACACGATGGCGATCATCAAGCCCTATGTTGCAGACGACTTGCCTCACCTTGACCTAAGCGTGGCGAACGTCACAACCGTTCAGCCGGAACGGACGTTCTGGGACAAAATCGTCATCCTGCATGGCCTGCGGCAATGGTTTGAGCGTCGCGGAGAGCTTCGCCATGGTGGTC
The sequence above is drawn from the Paraburkholderia sp. BL23I1N1 genome and encodes:
- a CDS encoding nucleotidyl transferase AbiEii/AbiGii toxin family protein: MNDAYREIIAASENDRRDLFVGTATRLGTAVQNVEKDFWVCWVLDALFNGLPAGGPRLLFKGGTSLSKGFGLISRFSEDIDITVFRDDLGQHVEPADLEVLSGKQRRIRLDAIRAACQDFIQGDFQAGLRARAEEFIPQGFTLEPDLDDADGQSLLFWYPAATARQDEYIRSAVKIESGAKSALDPHTMAIIKPYVADDLPHLDLSVANVTTVQPERTFWDKIVILHGLRQWFERRGELRHGGQRVSRHYYDVYRLLAAPDSARWMKDRELAADCARHARLFFGSADLGLDTASHGTFTLLPSAGMLDVLQRDYTAMTGMIFDDVPELSDVLASVGRAEATINA